CCCTCAGTTCCCTTTCCCCATTATATTTTTCCTGTTTTATTGTGTGTTTTCTTTCGATCCCAGACCAATAATGTAACCCCCGAATCCCAGTAACCACAGGACAACGGGATAGGCTACCCATCTTTCCACCCCACCCCCACCCAGCACAGGAATGAACATGGTGGATGTGAAGAGGAAAAACAGACAGATAATTCCAAAAATAATTGCAATATATTTAAATGTTGATTTGATTAATCGGTAGGAGTAAATAGCAGCTAATCCCCCACTTATGAATGCCATTAATGAAAATATTGGGTGCATTGGTGTCATATTTCCGGGGAAGATTCCCACCCCCAGAACTCCCAGTCCCAGTAATCCTATTAATATTCCTGCTATTTTTTCATGGTAAAATTTGAAAAGGAAATAATTACCCACTAATATTAGTATTCCGGCAATCATCATAGAAATGTTGAATATAGTTGCCGATGGCTGGGTTATGATGCTGTTGGGTGGTACAGTGGACCCTAAATCACTTATCATGCTTTTAGGTGTGGTGTAGGTGAGTTCTTCGGGGTAGAATATTTCACCAGTTATAATGCCCATTAAGACCACAGAAGCAGCTAGAAAGAATAAAATTCCCGCTACGGTGAGTTTTAATTTATGTTCTTCATTTTTGCTTTTCATCAGTATCAATCCCTAACATACTCCCCGATATTATATTCCGTTTATTTCCAGTGAATAATCATTTATCTCCCAATTTAATCTTATTAACTATTAAATTAACAGTTCCGGACTCTTATTTGGATTCATGTTCATTTAAGTGGCATATCCCGGCTACTCTATCAACATCCAGTATGAATGCTATTCCTTTCCTTGGAGTGTTTATCTCTCCTTCAAGTACTATGGCTTCAAATACCTGATTTACTAGGGATTCTTTAATAACTATCATAACCACTTCTTTTTCTGGTTCAATGGGCATGCCAAAAAATTTACCATGTTCGTGTATGCTGGTTCCTCTTCCAAAGTATATGGTTCCTCCTTCAGCACCCGCCTTCCGGGCGGATTCCATTATATGACTTCCACGCCCTGCCTCAACTATCACGTATATTAATTTAAAACTGGAACAGGTATTGTTCATGATTTTTCCCTCCTTTTCAGTAGAATTCCTATCATCAATATGGATGCGATGGGAAACATGGCCACCAATCCTACAGTTCCCAAACCTAAAATTCCTGAATCACCACCCCTTAATCCAATGGCTAAACTAGTCATTATTGGCAATGCAAAGGTAACGACCATTGGACCGGTGGCTACTGCACCGGAATCAAATGCAATGGCAATAAATTCCTTGGGGGTTAACATGACCATGCACAGGATAATTATGTAGCCAGGTATCAGTATTACGGCTAAGGGTAAGTTAAAATATATTCTCAGTGCCGAAAATATAAGAGCCACCCCAACACCCAAGGCAATGCTTATAATTAGTATATTTTTACGGACATAGCCTGATGATACCTTTTCCACTTCGTATACGAACACGTTCACTGCTGGTTCTGCTAGAATGGCACAAACTCCTACAATGAATATTAAAATAACCACCCAGAAAAAGTCAACACCCGCTAAATATGTCCCAATCTGACCACCCATGGGGATTAAACTTATTTTAGCACCGTAAAAGAATAAAAAAAATCCTATTATTGTCATTAACACACCAGATAGGAGGTCTCTTATATTTTCAGGGATTTTTTTCAAAACCAAAACCTGAAAGATGAAAAATAGTATTAATACAGGGGCTATTGCCTCTAATACTTCCTTTAAGACCTCGATAGCACCCATAAGAACCATGTTTTATCCACCCCTTAGTATACTCCAGATTAATATGGCTAAAATCGGGCCAATGGATCCTATGGCCATTATCCCGAACCCTGCTTCCAACCGATCTCTATTACCCATTACCGACGCTATACCTACACCTATAGCTATAAGGAATGGGACTGTCATGGGACCAGTGGTTACGGCCCCCAGATCATATGCTTTGGGTATAAAATCACTGGAAGTGAATATGGAGAGTATTATAGCGGCAGTGTAGCCTGGGACTATTATATACTTAATGGGTAAGTCCAGCATGTTCCTTAAGATTGCCACCAGGGTAAATATGCCCAGTCCAATGGCAGTTACGTAGATCAGTTCATTCTGAGTAATATCCAGGACAGTTATCTGACTGATTTGGAAGGCAACTAACCTAACATCAGGTTCGGCAATGGTCAGGGTGAGGCCCAATAAAAAACCGAATATTAAAATAAGTATGAATGCCTTTTTTTCTATAAATGAAGAACCCATGCTTTCTCCTAAAGGCAATAGGCCCTTTTTTGCTCCTTGTATGAAAAGGGTAAACCCCAGAATAGTGAAAATAAGGCCCATGATTACAGTGATAAACTGGGTTAATGGCTGTTTAATGAATAATATTTGGAATATTATAATCAATAAGATAGCCGGCGAAAGGGATTTTAAAGTAGCTTTTAGCTCCTTTATCATTTCTTTACTGTACATAGTTCCATATATAATATTTATTTCATTTTATTAAAAGGTGCTAGCCAGATAATGAAAAATAAACTAGTCCCAGTTTCCTTCTTTCTTTTTTCTTAGCTCACCAAATTACACCAAGATAACTTTTTTTAAATCATCAAAAACTAATCAATAATGATGATAAGTGAATTTTCTATCTCACCACAAAAATTCAAAGGATCTCTAAATCTATCCCTCACCATTAACAGTGGGCAGACCAGCCAGCCCCCCTGGAAAAAAGGTAATTTTTACTTCCAGGAGCTTATAATGATTGATGATGCCCCTTGCCTGGTTAAAATTAGGCATGATGATGCAGATCCTGAAGGTGACCTTGAAATAATTGCTGAATCCCCTGAAAATATGACAGAGAAGACTATTGAAACTTCAATTCGGGAAATATTCGACCTTGACCATGATCTAAACCGTTTTTACCAGTTTTTAGGCGACGATCCTAAACTAGCACCTACCATTGATTTCTGCCAGGGAATGCGACTTTTCAAGGCCCATGATCCATTTGAATGTATCATATCATCCATATCATCAGCAAACTGTTCCATAATACGCTGGACACGTTCAATAGAAGATATTAAAAGGAAATGGGGTGATGGGTATCGTTTTAGTTCAGGTGATTTCTACACATTCCCCTCTGCAGAAGTTTTGAGTAATGTGCCAGAACACGACTTGGAAGAAATGCAAAGAGCAGAAGACAATTTACCTGATGATTTTGTCTTTGAAAGAAATCTACAGGCATGTGGTGTGGGTTATCGGGCAAAATACATTATTAAGGCCGCAAGTATAGTTCAATCTGAAATAAATCTTCAGAAGCTATCTAAAATGAAGTATGAGAAAGCCGTCGACACCATCCTAGAACTACCAGGTGTGGGGCCAAAAGTTGCTGATTGTATCCTTCTATATGGTTTTGGTATGGGCGAAGCATTCCCGGTGGATGTGTGGATTAAAAGAATTATAGAGGACCTTTACTTCCCTGGTGAAGAATTAAAGCCACAAACAGTCCGAGAATTTGGGATGGAACGTTACGGTAAATGGGCGGGTTACGTTCAACTCTATTTATTCCATTATGCCCGTAAATCTGGACTCTTAGAATCTTTAAGAAAAAAATGAAAAAATAGGCCTGTTTTCTTTTTTAATCTCTATTTTTATTCTTCTTCATCGGCATTTCGCACGTCATAGATACTGATGAAGAGAAATACCAAAAAAGCCACAATGGCCAGGTAATTGTACATGGAGTACTGTCCCAGTACGAATGTCTGGAAAATGATGATAACCAGTATAACTGAAATCAAGATAGTGGCCAGTATACTTAAACTCTTGTTCATTAGATAAATCCTCTTAGTAAGTTCTTAATTTTTTAATAATGTATTCTTCTCTCTAAACATTTTATATAGATCATATAAATCCATCAAAGGTTCATTTTATGAGATCCATGGGTAATCCCTGTTCCAGACATTTTTCCAGCATATTTTTAAGCTTCCTCTGGTTGGGTGGCCAGGCCATGTAAAGTGCTCCTTTTAACTTCAAGAGTGCAGAGGGTTCGGGTGGTTCCATGAGTTTCCTCATTTCCGGCGTGTCTGGCAACCCTGCCAGGTGGAATATGTTCCCATGGGCATCAGCGTAATAAACTGATTCAGCAAAACCTTTCCCCAGTAACCGGCCATCTGGGTTTCTGATGTAGACTCCTCCTTCACTGTACTGAGCTCCACTGGCATTGTAACCAGTTTGCCCCCCACTTACGATGGGAGTTAGGGTGAAGTGACGGATATCTTCCGGTACCATGTCTTCAAATTGGAATTCCCAGTGATCTGGATACCAGGTGTTGGTAATGAAGTAATTCTCAGGATTGGATGATTTAATACTCTTAACCCATTTATCAATCTTCAAGTTTCCCCGCATATCTACTACATTGTGTTCCGCATCGATGTACTGTCCCTTCACCGCCACAATCATGGTGCCTGGTGGTTCTTCACCGGCTTGCCAGTAGTATGCCAGATTTTCATCGGTGTGTGGTGCGTACATGGTCATCTCCCGGTTTCCATCAAACTGGGCCATGAACCAATCCCATCCCCTGGAATGGGAAGTTTTAGTCAGGACATTGGCTGCCCGGGCTACTTTACACCGGCTGTTGCCCAGTGGTTCCAGGGCGTTGCCCCACTGATGGTCGAACCAGAATTGACCCTGAGTTAGAGTTATTTCCTCACCATCCAGTTTAATGATACTTCCCGGTTCCATCCGGAGGTTGGTGGCGGAATAATAAAGGGTGCCCACACCACAACAGCAGGGTAAGCATCCTTTATTTCCCTGGAGTAGGAAATCCTTTTCAGATGAGAATCCCAGATCAACTTCCATCTCCACATCCTCTCCACCACCCTGATTCACCCCCCAGGCCTGAACTCGGAGAGGAAAGAGTTCATCTTCCTTTTCAGATATGATCCGGTTATTTCCAGCCTGGTAATGGAACGGTTGGTTGGAAAAGTTCAAAAGTCCAGTTGTCCCGGCAATGGCAAATGGACGTGCCTGGAGGTGTTCTTCACCGGCCCGGGCTATGGCCAGTTGCATTTCGAATATCTGATTATCCCAATCTGACAATCCGAAACTGTGGGCCATCTCTGGAGGTAGTAATGAGTAACGGTAGAATGAGACCAGGATCCCGTATTCACGTCTTCGGGTGTCACGACAGTTACCTACAAAGAAGTGCCAGCCTACCTGGTATCCCAGTTGCGGGGCGAAATCCCGGGGAAATTCTAGGTTAGATTCATCAGGGATATAATGGTATCCTCGGCTGCTGTCCATGCCTAAAAGATGGTTCAGAGCATAAGCCTGTATTGAAGTTAGTGAATTACAATGTTCCAATAATTTTTCATACCGTTTCCGGTAACTGGGAGTGAATGAGTCTGGATTGTCCAAGAGATCCTGGACACGGTGGTGCATCCGCTCTCCAAATGATTCTGGGCTGTTCTTTTTGCTTAATATTCGTTTTTTAACACCTTTAGGAATCTTTTTGGCATTGAATTCTTTCATCCACAATGACAAGGCGATATTTTGCTTTTCTAGTTCATCTAAATCATTTAGTGTAGCTTTAGGCATTGAAGGTCTCCCCCAATCTGAATGATAATACTAAAATTTCCGTAAACTTATATTTCCTGTCTTTATAGAATTATACTAGTTTAAGGATAATAACTTAAAGTTTCTCTTTAAACCGTAAATTAAAGATGGATTAAATGACATATTTATTGTCCAGAAATAGGCTGCAGGAAGTGATTATCATGGGAGCCCTTCAGGAAAGGTTAGATATATTTCAAGAGGAGACAAGAACAGCCTATCAGGATATTATGAAGATTCTTGAGGATAAATACTGTTGGAAGTGTCCCATGCGCAGCACCAGCATGAATTCACGTTGCAGGGAAGTTCATGCGGGACGAGTCCTGCAGGAAGCAATGGATCAAGGAATTTATAACAATCTCCAAAGCAAGATTCCCCGGGTAGAAGTTAATGCTTTGATTGCCCGGATTCAGAAAAAGAGGATTAAAAAACAGGGAGGAGCTCAAAGGGAGAAAAAGATTATTATCCAGGTTAAAGGTGATCAGAATCCAAATTTTAATCACGACGAATGGTTAGTGGTTAAAATCAACCCAAAAAGAATAGCTAAAGGTGATAAAATCCTAATCCCCTATGAAACACTTGCAAAACCATTATTGGGTGCATACGCACTAATAGCCGGATTTCCATCCCAGATAGCAATTGCTAATAGGGTTTTTCATGAAGGTAATTTCTGGTATGTTGAGGTGGGTGAAAAAGAGATAGTGCCCTTGGAATCTGTTTTAGGTGTGTTAGTTAATGTTCTAAGAGAGGGAAATTCCATTTGAATTGATTATATATTTATTAATATTCTTACTAATTTTATACAACAGTTAAGAGAATTAGGTAAGTGATGGGGAATGGTAACGGGTCACTGAGGGATGATTGGTATGGTGAGTAAAGAGGATATTAATGTTTTCCGAAGGAAAATTCTGGACATGCTGCCAGATTCTACTCTGAAAGAAGTTTCAGATTTGGTTTTAGATACAACAAAGAAGTTCCTTAAAAGTGAAAGCTGTTACGTGGCATTTTTAGATCCTGAAAACGGAGATAGTGTGGGAGTATCATTTTCTCACCTCACAGAGGATTGCAAGATGTACGAAGAGATGGGTGAAGCACGATTTAAGGTTCTAAAAGATGGTAGTTATGGTGGACTGCTGGGTTACTCCCTGGATACTGGTGAATCATTATACGTGCATGATATCACCAACCACCCTGCTGCTCATGGCCTCCCACCAGGGCATGAACCAGTAAGTCAGTTTTTATCAGTTCCTGTGAAATTTGAAGAGGAAGTTATTGGTCAAATAGTTGCGGGAAATCCAGAAGTGGACTATGATGACCGTGACTTGGAAATCTGTGAAGAAATAGCTGAAGTTTATGGTAAGATCTTGAATGAAATGCTCTATAAATAAAATTCCGTTTCATTCAATTGGGATTTAAAAAAAACTGAGTAATTCTCGACATTGGCTAAAAATGAGAAAAAAATAAGAAGTGATTATTCATCGGTTACTGTGACTTTATTCATCACGTCGCCAGGTTGGATGGCGTTAACCACTTCCATTCCCTTAACCACTTTACCGAATACAGTATGCACACCATCCAGGTGGGGTTGTGGGGAGTGGGTGATGAAGAACTGACTTCCACCAGTGTCCTTACCAGCATGAGCCATTGAAAGAGCTCCAGTTCCATGTTTATGAGGGTTTATCTCACATTTTATTGTGTAACCTGGTCCGCCAGTTCCATTTCCCTTAGGACATCCGCCCTGAATTACAAAGTCGGGAATAACCCGGTGGAATGTTAAACCGTTGTAGAATCCACTGTTGGCCAGTTTCTCAAAGTTAGCCACTGTTTTAGGGGCTTCCTTTTCAAAAAGGGTAAGTTCGATATTTCCTTTATCAGTTTCAATAATCGCTTTTTTCATAAGATTCACCTAAGAAAAGTTTCACTATTTCCCGGTTAATAAATGTTTAATAAAATTTGCAAAAACTTACATTCCAATATTGAAACTAGTTGGAAAAGAAGAATTAAAAGTGAAAAATGAATTAGAAAGATTTAAATGGGTTTAAATAATTATTGAGGATCCAAAACACCCTTGTGACCAACCAGCATGAATGAAATCAGCAATCCCAGGATTCCGGCTACTATCCATGCTATTCCTGCTAAAAATTCCCCAAAATATAACATGAAGGCCCCGATTCCCAGTAATATAATAGCACATACCAATATAATCATTTTTCTTACTTTAACCGCCTTAATAGGGCGTCCCAGCTGGGAGGATATGGAAAGGAAGATCACTCCTAATATGAACCAGATTACACCCTGTGATGTCTGCCCCATGTAAACTGTATAGGCTCCGATAATTACGAGAATTGCTGATCCAATGTATAAAATAGTTTTTTGACTGTTCATAGTAGTTTCCTTTCCACAGTAATCACTTTTAAGTATAATACCATTTGGGAGGGTAAATAAATTCCCGATGGATGAGTAGATTCCCCCTCAATATATAACCATTCGGTGTGTTTTTAAATATATTTAATCATTTCCCTAATCAAATGATGATGGATAAGGCTTATAATGTCCCTAACCATAATTTATTATAATGCTTAAAAAAATAGTAAAGTGAATTCTTAGGAGACATATATAAATGATTATAATGACATTTACATGGGTGATAATATGAACACAGAGGAGATAATGGCTCAGGACAATGAATATGTAATGCAAACCTATGGTCGCCAGCCTCTGGCTCTTAAAAAGGGTAAGGGGGCTGTGGTATGGGATGTGGAAGGTCGTGCCTACATTGACTGTGTTGCAGGAATAGCAGTAAATAACGTTGGCCACGCCCATCCACGGGTGGCTGAGGCCATCAGCAAACAGGCTCATAAGTTAATCCATACATCCAATATTTACTACACTGAGGAGCAAGTGCGCCTGGCTAAACTTCTGGTTGAAGTTTCACCCCACCAGAAGGCCTTTTTCTGTAACAGTGGAGCAGAGGCCAATGAAGGAGCTATTAAACTGGCCCGGAAGTACACTGGTAAGGGGGAGATCATTGCCATGGAAAACAGTTTCCACGGGCGAACCATCACCACCATTACCGCCACTGGTCAACATAAGTACAAGAAAAACTTCGGACCCCTGACCCCTGGCTTTAAACACGTACCCTACGGTAACTTGGAAGCTGTGGGTGAAGCCATAACCAATGAAACTGCTGCAGTGCTGGTTGAACCAGTTCAGGGTGAAGGTGGGATAATAATACCTCCTGAAGGTTATCTGGATGAATTAAAGAAATTATGTCATGAAAATGATGTTCTGCTGATATTTGATGAGGTTCAAACTGGTTTTGGGCGTACCGGTGAGATGTTTGCCTCACAGACATTTAAAGTAACTCCGGATATCACCACCCTGGCCAAGGCCATTGCCGGAGGCTTCCCCATGGGTGCGGTTATGGCCAGCGAAGAAGTTGGAAATGCTTTCCAGCCTGGTGACCATGCCGCCACCTTTGGTGGTGGGCCACTGGCTTGTGCTGCGGGTCTGGCATCGGTGGAGACCATCCGGGAGGAAGGACTCCTGGTCCGGTCACGTGAAAATGGTGAGTACTTCAAGAATCAGCTGAAGGAATTATTCCTAGAACACGGCCTGGTGGAAGATGTTCGAGGCGTTGGAATGATGCTGGGAATGGAAATGGACATGCCATGCAGTAGAATGGTTGATGACATGCGTCTGCAGGGAGTTCTGGTCAATTGCACCGCGGAAAAAGTACTCCGATTCGTCCCCCCACTGGTTATCAGCCAGGAACAGATTAATGACGTTACTGACTGTCTGGATGAAATACTTAGGAGATTATCAGACTGATAATCACCCTTTAATTTTTTTAATTCCAGGAATACTTTTTTTAAAGATTTATTTTTAAAATTTATAGATAGATTAACACAATAGTTATAAAGATATAAAGAGATATATTCGATGTTTACTTCTTTTCGGAGGATCATTTATGAACTTACACTTTAAGACCAATGAAAAAGGCAACCTGGACATCGGGGGTGCCGATGCCCTGGAAATTGCCCAGGAATATGGAACACCACTTTATGTTACAGATGAAATGAGAGTGCGGGACAATTATAGAAGAGTCTATCAAGCATTCACCAATGAATATGAAGACTTTAAAATATTCTACGCTGCTAAAGCCAACACCAGCCTGGCAATGATGAAAATATTAGAACAGGAAGGGAGTTGTATTGACGCTGTTTCCCCTGGAGAAATCTACACCGCATTAATGGCAGGATTTGAAGGTGACCGGATTCTTTACACAGGAAACAATGTTACCACTGAAGAACTGAAATTCGCCCTTGATGCGGGTGTGCGCGTGAACCTGGACAGCGTGTCCATGCTGGAACGTCTTGCAAAAATTCCAGGAGCAGAAGGGACTAAAATATCATTCCGAGTCAACCCCATGGTGGGTGCTGGTCACCACGACCACTGCATCACCGGGGGAGAATTGTCCAAGTTTGGGATAATGGAACATGAAGCAGTGCAGGTTTACCAAAAAGCGATTGAACTCGGATTCAAACCAGTGGGTATCCACACTCACATTGGATCTGGTATTCTGGACCCTGAACCATTTAAATTAGCAGTACAAGTCCTTATGGACGTGGCTGGCCGGGTGAACAAGGAGGCAGGTGTTACATTTGAATTCATAGATTTCGGTGGAGGTCTGGGAATACCTTACACTCCTGAGGAAGGTTTACTGGATATTGAGAAATTCGCAAAGGAGATTGTGGGACTCTACCAGGATAAACTTGCAGAACACAATATGGGTCAACCAACCATGTGCATAGAACCGGGACGTTACATAGTAGGAGATGCATCTTACCTTTTAACCCAAGTTAACACTGTTAAACAGAGTTACCGAAAATTTATAGGGGTTAACGCAGGATTTAACACATTACTGCGACCTACCATGTACGGATCTTACCACCACATCCTGGTGGCAGATAAACCTGAAGCAGAACCCACTGAAAACATCGACGTGGCTGGAAATATCTGTGAATCTGGAGATCTTTTCGCCAGGGCCCGACCACTACCAGAAATCAAGGAAGGTGACATTCTTGCTATTATGAATGCCGGGGCCTATGCCTTTAGCATGGCCAGCCAGTACAACTCCCGACCACTGCCGGCAGAGGTGATGGTTTGTGATGGTACCGTTGATATAATAAGGGAAAGGGAAAACTTCGCTGATCTATACCGTAAACAGAATATTCCCCTGAGGCTGTTAAAATGAGTGATAGAATAATTTTACTCTTCCATAAAATGCATGGGCTGGGAAACGATTACGTG
This DNA window, taken from Methanobacterium subterraneum, encodes the following:
- a CDS encoding DUF998 domain-containing protein encodes the protein MKSKNEEHKLKLTVAGILFFLAASVVLMGIITGEIFYPEELTYTTPKSMISDLGSTVPPNSIITQPSATIFNISMMIAGILILVGNYFLFKFYHEKIAGILIGLLGLGVLGVGIFPGNMTPMHPIFSLMAFISGGLAAIYSYRLIKSTFKYIAIIFGIICLFFLFTSTMFIPVLGGGGVERWVAYPVVLWLLGFGGYIIGLGSKENTQ
- a CDS encoding P-II family nitrogen regulator, whose protein sequence is MNNTCSSFKLIYVIVEAGRGSHIMESARKAGAEGGTIYFGRGTSIHEHGKFFGMPIEPEKEVVMIVIKESLVNQVFEAIVLEGEINTPRKGIAFILDVDRVAGICHLNEHESK
- a CDS encoding DUF1538 domain-containing protein, with protein sequence MVLMGAIEVLKEVLEAIAPVLILFFIFQVLVLKKIPENIRDLLSGVLMTIIGFFLFFYGAKISLIPMGGQIGTYLAGVDFFWVVILIFIVGVCAILAEPAVNVFVYEVEKVSSGYVRKNILIISIALGVGVALIFSALRIYFNLPLAVILIPGYIIILCMVMLTPKEFIAIAFDSGAVATGPMVVTFALPIMTSLAIGLRGGDSGILGLGTVGLVAMFPIASILMIGILLKRREKS
- a CDS encoding DUF1538 domain-containing protein, with the protein product MYSKEMIKELKATLKSLSPAILLIIIFQILFIKQPLTQFITVIMGLIFTILGFTLFIQGAKKGLLPLGESMGSSFIEKKAFILILIFGFLLGLTLTIAEPDVRLVAFQISQITVLDITQNELIYVTAIGLGIFTLVAILRNMLDLPIKYIIVPGYTAAIILSIFTSSDFIPKAYDLGAVTTGPMTVPFLIAIGVGIASVMGNRDRLEAGFGIMAIGSIGPILAILIWSILRGG
- a CDS encoding DNA glycosylase — its product is MISEFSISPQKFKGSLNLSLTINSGQTSQPPWKKGNFYFQELIMIDDAPCLVKIRHDDADPEGDLEIIAESPENMTEKTIETSIREIFDLDHDLNRFYQFLGDDPKLAPTIDFCQGMRLFKAHDPFECIISSISSANCSIIRWTRSIEDIKRKWGDGYRFSSGDFYTFPSAEVLSNVPEHDLEEMQRAEDNLPDDFVFERNLQACGVGYRAKYIIKAASIVQSEINLQKLSKMKYEKAVDTILELPGVGPKVADCILLYGFGMGEAFPVDVWIKRIIEDLYFPGEELKPQTVREFGMERYGKWAGYVQLYLFHYARKSGLLESLRKK
- a CDS encoding lipocalin-like domain-containing protein; the protein is MPKATLNDLDELEKQNIALSLWMKEFNAKKIPKGVKKRILSKKNSPESFGERMHHRVQDLLDNPDSFTPSYRKRYEKLLEHCNSLTSIQAYALNHLLGMDSSRGYHYIPDESNLEFPRDFAPQLGYQVGWHFFVGNCRDTRRREYGILVSFYRYSLLPPEMAHSFGLSDWDNQIFEMQLAIARAGEEHLQARPFAIAGTTGLLNFSNQPFHYQAGNNRIISEKEDELFPLRVQAWGVNQGGGEDVEMEVDLGFSSEKDFLLQGNKGCLPCCCGVGTLYYSATNLRMEPGSIIKLDGEEITLTQGQFWFDHQWGNALEPLGNSRCKVARAANVLTKTSHSRGWDWFMAQFDGNREMTMYAPHTDENLAYYWQAGEEPPGTMIVAVKGQYIDAEHNVVDMRGNLKIDKWVKSIKSSNPENYFITNTWYPDHWEFQFEDMVPEDIRHFTLTPIVSGGQTGYNASGAQYSEGGVYIRNPDGRLLGKGFAESVYYADAHGNIFHLAGLPDTPEMRKLMEPPEPSALLKLKGALYMAWPPNQRKLKNMLEKCLEQGLPMDLIK
- a CDS encoding GAF domain-containing protein gives rise to the protein MVSKEDINVFRRKILDMLPDSTLKEVSDLVLDTTKKFLKSESCYVAFLDPENGDSVGVSFSHLTEDCKMYEEMGEARFKVLKDGSYGGLLGYSLDTGESLYVHDITNHPAAHGLPPGHEPVSQFLSVPVKFEEEVIGQIVAGNPEVDYDDRDLEICEEIAEVYGKILNEMLYK
- a CDS encoding peptidylprolyl isomerase — its product is MKKAIIETDKGNIELTLFEKEAPKTVANFEKLANSGFYNGLTFHRVIPDFVIQGGCPKGNGTGGPGYTIKCEINPHKHGTGALSMAHAGKDTGGSQFFITHSPQPHLDGVHTVFGKVVKGMEVVNAIQPGDVMNKVTVTDE
- a CDS encoding acetylornithine transaminase, which codes for MNTEEIMAQDNEYVMQTYGRQPLALKKGKGAVVWDVEGRAYIDCVAGIAVNNVGHAHPRVAEAISKQAHKLIHTSNIYYTEEQVRLAKLLVEVSPHQKAFFCNSGAEANEGAIKLARKYTGKGEIIAMENSFHGRTITTITATGQHKYKKNFGPLTPGFKHVPYGNLEAVGEAITNETAAVLVEPVQGEGGIIIPPEGYLDELKKLCHENDVLLIFDEVQTGFGRTGEMFASQTFKVTPDITTLAKAIAGGFPMGAVMASEEVGNAFQPGDHAATFGGGPLACAAGLASVETIREEGLLVRSRENGEYFKNQLKELFLEHGLVEDVRGVGMMLGMEMDMPCSRMVDDMRLQGVLVNCTAEKVLRFVPPLVISQEQINDVTDCLDEILRRLSD
- the lysA gene encoding diaminopimelate decarboxylase, which gives rise to MNLHFKTNEKGNLDIGGADALEIAQEYGTPLYVTDEMRVRDNYRRVYQAFTNEYEDFKIFYAAKANTSLAMMKILEQEGSCIDAVSPGEIYTALMAGFEGDRILYTGNNVTTEELKFALDAGVRVNLDSVSMLERLAKIPGAEGTKISFRVNPMVGAGHHDHCITGGELSKFGIMEHEAVQVYQKAIELGFKPVGIHTHIGSGILDPEPFKLAVQVLMDVAGRVNKEAGVTFEFIDFGGGLGIPYTPEEGLLDIEKFAKEIVGLYQDKLAEHNMGQPTMCIEPGRYIVGDASYLLTQVNTVKQSYRKFIGVNAGFNTLLRPTMYGSYHHILVADKPEAEPTENIDVAGNICESGDLFARARPLPEIKEGDILAIMNAGAYAFSMASQYNSRPLPAEVMVCDGTVDIIRERENFADLYRKQNIPLRLLK